The sequence below is a genomic window from Glycine max cultivar Williams 82 chromosome 20, Glycine_max_v4.0, whole genome shotgun sequence.
attatccacggtcagtgcattgatgatgcccatgtttcatacgttgtatgttgtgtatgtacatagggggtgcagtgaccttgttggatatccctggtgggggaaatatagtagttaaagagttttaagcatctctagaCGGGGATGGCttataatctttaattatccacggtcagtgcattgatggtgcccatgtttcatacttcatatgacatggaaatagtataaactttattagtaagtacttgtagtttcacatgaggaggaatacttgtacttgggggcatgtcacttagtttggaactcccttgagactcaggctgatcaccatgggggggagttgcctgtgcaTGACAGGGTGACCTTAACACTTACtgtctagttttcctaagtgagagtgttgtGTGGACATGCTTAGGTTATTTCCTTGTGGATGGTACCACATTgaatttgagagttgaggtcaggtgcatgcatcatactgagcatgattgattgaaacTATGGACggatgatgactatttgttgagtgtgtgttggaCTAATGAATGTTGTTGtaagcttatgatatttgttaatgttttctaacTAATTGtgttaatttgatttttgtattaatttcttttataataaactcacccctcgcaatttttgtatcatgtggttggtacctatgatgattgtgaacctttgttcgtgggagcagaatgacagcagtagAATAcaagaagtgagattcttttgtggagccgcTAAACCAAcatgatgacgttgggattattttgggagagagttgtgttttgttaatcaactccttcatagttggttccataattctttttgttgaattgagtatgtaaatcacaaatttaattatatgtatgaacaaatttactttccattatgtgaataatgtgtactgagttactatacctatatatatatatatatattcacttaagtaatggtgtgttttttggtgaatgtatatcgagaaaaaaaattaatttcaattttcataagcaaattaacgtatatttcatttaaaaattgaaattatcgtggtttagagtggtgatatcgtagcgatgaGGCGGGTCATTacattagtggtatcagagccagtCGAACATTTTTGGCCAGTGAGTTGTGTGTCTACTATGTTTTTCTGTGCATTTTGTGCTTGCCTTGTTGAATGCTTGATGTTTGTTGTTTGCAGTTGGAACTTACTCACTTTGTTGTGTTTCCATGAGTTATAGAGATTTGATTGTTGTAGTCATAACATGTTTGTTCTCCTGATGTTTATTATACCATGAGTTTCAATGTCGTGTCATGAGTTATCAAACTGGCCATCTGTATAATTCGTGAAGTGCAATGGGATGATATGGCAAGCGATCAGGAAATACAAATGACGGAAAGTGAGTGTTAATGTCTCGAGAGAGGACTAGTTTAGAGGAATACTTTCTCGAGGCATCAACTCTCAAAAGTAACCAAGTAGGGACTTGAGATGGTTGTGATTTTTGTTATGTTCTTCTTCTTGTGTGTATTTTTTCCATGTCTCACTTCCTGGTGTGTATAGGGAGTAATGGTTAGACGGAATGATCATGCGATAGCTGATGCTCTCCAAGCCTTAGCTCAGGCTATAGGGAATCcgaataggggagaagcttctGGAGCTACTGAGTACCAAGGGTTGGACCGCTTCCAATGAAACAATCCTCCTGCTTTCAATGGAGGATACGACCCTCATGGTGCTCAGAATTGGATAAGGGAAATCGAGAAAATCTTTCGAGTGACGGCATGTTCAGAGGGGAAAAAAGTTGCTTTTGGTACATATACTTTGGTAGAAGAAGTCGAGTATTGGTGGGAGAATACTCACCAATGCATAGAGGTTGAAGGTCAAGATGTGACCTGGGATGTCTTCAAAAGGGTGTTTTTGGATAAATACTTTCCTGAGGATGTTAGGAACAAGAAGGAGATGGATTTCTTGGAGCTCAAGCAAGGAAACATGATTTTGCCCGAATATGCAGCCAAGTTTGAGGAGCTGGTGAGGTACTTTCCCCATTATCAAGGAAGAGATGGCGAAAGTTCCAAATGTGTGAAGTTTTTTAACGGCTTGCGACCTGACGGGAAGCAAGTTGTGAATTACCAAGGTGTTTGCCAATTTCCACTCTTGGTTAACATGTGCTAGATTTGGGATGAAGACTCTCGAGACAAGGCGAGCTATTATAGGAATACGGGCCcaatgaagaacaaaaagaatggaCCTCAACATCGGTGAAAACTATACTCGACCCCTCCTTAGCAATATGGTAATCGCCCCAACAATCAGAGGACTATTGCTATGGGGTTTGCGGGTGGTAGTGGTAGCAAACTCAATACTTTCCCAACTCAGATCACTTGTTACAAATGTGGTAAGGCAGGGCACATCTCCTCAAATTGTACTGATAAAGGCATGAACTATTTTAATTGTAGACAAAAGAGGCATATTCAGAGAGATTGTCCATATCCCAAGAAGGAGCAGAATGGTGGGGGCCTGAATGACCAAACTGGACATCTGAAGGCCACGAGAAGAGTCTTTACCCTTAACAGTGTCGAAGCTTCGAAATCCAAAGATCTAATCCAAGGTAAATGTTTCATAAATGGGATTCCCTTACTTATGCTATTTGATTCTGGTGCAACCCATTCTTTTATATCCTGTTCGCGTGTTGGGAAACTTAAGCTTTATGTGTCTTCTTTAAACAAAGATCTAGTGGTAGAGACCCCAACTAGTGGTTCTGTGTTAACTTCtaatgtgtgtttgaattgtcTTGTGGGAATTTCTGGTAGAACATTTTTTATTGATCTGATTTGTTTGCCTTTAAgccaaattgatgttattatgggtatggactggttatcttccaaccatgtcttgttaaactattttgataaaactgtggtgtttgatgattctggagtgagtaaggatatgatgtttatctctgccaaccaagttgtGACATTTTTAAGGAAGATGCTCGAGTGTACATGATCTTGTCTAACCTGAAAATAGAGACAAAGGTTTCCATGTGTGACCTCCCTATTGTCAGAGAGCTTCCTGAAGTGTTCCCTGAGGATATATCTGGTCTACCACTCGAGAGAGAAATAGAGTTTTCCATAGACCTGGTACCTGGTGCTGGACCTATATCCATAGCCCCTTATAAGATGTGTCCTATAGAGTTAGCCgagcttaagaaacagttagagGAGTTGTTGGAGAAGTGGTTTGTGAGACCCAGTGTATCTCCATGGGGAGCACCAGTGTTGTTagtaaagaagaaagatgggacCATGAGGTTGTGTGTAGACTGCCGCCAGTTGAATAAGGTGACAATTAAGAATAAGTACCCTTTGCCTAGAATAGACAACCTTATGGACCAGCTGGTAGGAGCTTGTATGTTTAGCAAGATTGACCTTAGGTCAAGTTACCATCAGATCCGAGTGAAGTTTGAGGATATACCGAAGACTGCTTTTAGGACCCGTTATTGCCATTATGAGTATCTAGTCATGCCCTTtggtgtgactaatgctccaggtgtgtttatggactacatgaatagagtctttcacccttaccttgatagttttgtggtattattcatagatgatattttggtatactccAAGACTAGAGAGGAACATGAAGAACACTTGAGGATTGTGCTGAATACCCTTAGGGACAGATAACTTTATGATAAGCTATCCAAGTGTGAgttttggttagagaaagttagtttcctagggtatgtgatatttgttaatgttttcttactaattgtgtttatttgatttttgtattaatttcttttataataaactcacccctcgcactttttgtaccatgtggttggtacctgtaaTGATCGTGAACCTTTATtcatgggagcagaatgacagtcaTAAAGTAcaagaagtgagattcttttgtggagccaccaagccgacgtgatgacattgggattattttgggaaagagttgtgttttgttaatcaacttcTCTATAGCTGGTTCCATAAttctttgttgaattgaggatgtaaattacaaatttaattatatgtatgaacaaatttactttccattctgtgaatgatgtgtactgagttactatacctatatatatatatatatatatatatatatatatatatatatatatatatatatatatatatatatatatatataagtaatggtgcgttgtttggtgaatgtatatccgagaaaaaaaattactttcatttttcataagcaaattaacggagctttaatttaaaaattgaaattctcgcgGTTTAGAGtgttgatatcgtagcgacgaggcaggTCGTTACACCACATACTCGTATTCAACACAGCCATCACCTACATAAACAATTTGACGATAAAAAAGACCAAGTAAAATTTTGCAACCTCCATTGGCATCCATATTTGTTTTCATTAAAGCATTAAGTGACATGTCCTCACTTATTGTGATGACTTTAGGACTACTGGGACATTCAAACAATATCTCTTTAGATGATCAAATCATGTCACCATCGCAATACACAACAGTAGATACATTATCTGTGATTTAAGCAATATGGTGAATATAAAGCAAAGGTGTTAAGTTGCATCCAACCCCTACTGCTATTTATATTAGATGATCTACTATTCTCTCATGAGTCATACCCCAATAGTTGAGATCGCACCGACAATATAGATGGTTTAGACTGAGTCTATATTTAATACAGTTGGTTATGTATCAGAAAAAAATAGTGTTTAGTCAATACGCCTCAAGAAAAGCAGTGTTCAATCAATATGTCTCATGAAAAGTAGtgttcaatcaataaaaaacacaaaatgttttttttcttttttattcaatttttaaaaaatataataaatggaatttcaattatattgtttaagttttttattacaacgaaatcatgatttttgttgtgATGTGGACAAAAGTAATAATGAATTTGAGATTCTGTTGTGATAAGgaagtgcaaaaaaaaataacaaaatcatgattccgtTATTATATctgggactaaaaaaatatacaatggaATTATGATTCCATAAGAGGGGCATTCTTGGAATAAAAAATGGGGGCAACAACTTGGTAGGGGCCAAAAGAAATTGCAATGGGACCAATAGCAAttccctttttattttgttaatccaATCCAACTTTAATTGGATTAGATTGGGTTGGATATCGGTTGGGCCATTAAAATATTGTCAC
It includes:
- the LOC102670529 gene encoding uncharacterized protein, translated to MVRRNDHAIADALQALAQAIGNPNRGEASGATEYQGEIEKIFRVTACSEGKKVAFGTYTLVEEVEYWWENTHQCIEVEGQDVTWDVFKRVFLDKYFPEDVRNKKEMDFLELKQGNMILPEYAAKFEELVRYFPHYQGRDGESSKCVKFFNGLRPDGKQVVNYQGVCQFPLLVNMC